The Dethiosulfovibrio peptidovorans DSM 11002 nucleotide sequence GATCACCACGGAAAAGGCGTTAGAGATACTGAAACTGTGTAGAGGTCACATCTAAAACTAACGTCCGAGTCTCCTCGGAAAGGTCGTCCCGCCTCCGAGGAGCAGAGGGCGCCCGGATCGTCGATGAGATCCGGGCGCCCTCTTTATTCTTACCCGGTCGAGATTAAGGCCGGGGAGGCTTGGAACTGTACATTTTCTTGTCCGCCTCTATCATGAGATCGGAAAGGCTGGATCCTGAACCAGACTTTCTCCTGTGTATTCCAACGCTCATGAGCATGGGATAAGGGCACCGTTCCGGATTGCGGTTCACCGACTCCAGCTTCTCGTCGATCCTCCGCTTTACGCTCTCCTCGCAATGCTGTCCGTCGTCGAGGAGGATAACGGCAAACTCGTCCCCTCCGACCCTGCCGACTATATCCGATTCCCTGAAGATATCCTCCAGGGCCTGAGCCGCCTCTTTGAGGACCTTATCGCCCTCGTCGTGGCCGAAATCGTCGTTGACCCTCTTGAAACCGTCCAGATCCGCGAAGACGCAAAGGACATCCAGCCCCCTCTCGTCGGCCATCTCGATGATCCTCTGTCCCATGGTCATAAAGCCCCTTCTGTTATAAAGACCGGTAAGGGCATCGGTGGTGGCCTCCTCCTCCAGCCTCTTTCTGAGACAGACCGTCTCGGATATATCCCTTAAGGTCGCCAGCCTCACCAGATCTCCGTCCCAGTTGGATCCGACCACCCTCATGTCCACGTAGATCTCGCCCTTCGAGGTTTTTATGGATATCTCCCAGTCGCCGTCTTCGTCCACGTCGTAGGAGAAAGGATTGCCTATCATCTCCGAGCTGGAACTCTCGAAGAGCAGCTCCGCCGCGGGATTGACGTAACGGACCAACCCGGCATCGTCCACAACCACTATACCGTCTCCGGTGGTCTCCATTATGGTCTGGAAGTTGGCCTGAACCCTCTTCACGTCGTCCAGGGCACTACGATAATCTCCGGACAACTTTTGAAGCTGACTGTTCTGCA carries:
- a CDS encoding diguanylate cyclase — encoded protein: MTFSESVPVIQIVEDSLTQAKRLERLLRSHGYEVTVARNGALGLEMAGKVKPTVVITDVMMPEMDGYEMCRKIKDDPELKDIPVVILTSLSDPGDVIKGLQCGADNFLTKPYQDEHLLRRLQHILTNLDLRRSGQAQMSVEVFFGGEYHKLTADRIQIVDLLLSTFEAAVMQNSQLQKLSGDYRSALDDVKRVQANFQTIMETTGDGIVVVDDAGLVRYVNPAAELLFESSSSEMIGNPFSYDVDEDGDWEISIKTSKGEIYVDMRVVGSNWDGDLVRLATLRDISETVCLRKRLEEEATTDALTGLYNRRGFMTMGQRIIEMADERGLDVLCVFADLDGFKRVNDDFGHDEGDKVLKEAAQALEDIFRESDIVGRVGGDEFAVILLDDGQHCEESVKRRIDEKLESVNRNPERCPYPMLMSVGIHRRKSGSGSSLSDLMIEADKKMYSSKPPRP